The Fluviispira sanaruensis sequence GAAGAAATAAACTGATAAAGCCCAAAGCAAATAGCATTATTGAAAATGCAAAAAAATACTTAAATACAAACAAAAATTTAACATTCTGTGATATTGGCTCTGGATATGGACTTCTCTTAGAAGAAATTTCTAAAATGAATTTATTTAGAGATATTTTCGGTATAGAACCATCGCCAAATCTTGCAAATGATTGCCGTTCAAAAGGTTTTCAAATTATAGAAAAGTCTTTGGAAAAAATAGAAGAACAAGAAATCTCAGTAGACTATGCAACATCCTTTGAAGTTTTGGAGCATCTATTTGATCCTCACTTATTTTTAACTTCAGCTAAAAAAATTATTAAAAAAAATGGAATAATGCAATTTACGACTCTTTCTTGTACTGGGTTTGATATGCAAACACTTTGGGAAAATTCAGATAGTATTTATCCTCCTCATCATATAAATTTATTATCAAATATAGGATTAAAAATTCTTATTGAAAGAGCTAAACTTAAAGTTTTAGACTTCTGTACACCTGGAAAATTAGATTTAGATATAGTGAGAAATGCTTATACTAAAAATCCTTCATTAGTTTCAAATCGATTTATTAAAATGCTTTGTGAATCAGAACCAGATATAAGAAGTAATTTCCAAAATTTTTTGCAAGAAAATCATCTTAGTTCACATGTAAATTTTGTTATTACACATCTTTAATATAAGAGAAGAAAATATCATAAAGATCACAATCCCGAGAATCCAAATAGAATTCTGAATACCATTCCTTAATTTTTTTCTTTAAATTTTTTTTCAATTTAAAATGTTTTAAAATTGACAAAACATCATCTTCATTAAATACAATTTTAATAAATTCAGAAAATTTTGAATCTACAAATGGCACCATTGTTAATTGAGTCGAATTGCTTCCTATAACAATTGGTACTTTTCCTAAGCTTAATATATCTAATACCGAACCCGTTGAATATGTAAAAACATAATTTGCATAATAGATCAAATTTTCAAGATTACAGTGTGCGTCAATCCAAATAATTTTTTCTGATATTTCTGTTTTTATGCCTGATTTTTTAAAATTATCCCTTAAAATTGAAGCATTGCACATTGGATGTGCCCGTACAATAATCCCAAAACTATTATCATAACTATCAATAGATTCAGCAATATATGATATAGACTTTAAACTAGAGATGGGATCTATACTTGATAGAATTAAACTGTACTTAAAATTGAAATAAGAACTTTCAACAATTTCATCAGTAAATTTTTTATACCTCAATGTTGGAGCTAATTTAACAATATTTTTAGAGAATAAATTAGAAAATACATCTTCTAATATAGGTAGATATTTAGGACCATTTGATAAAATCACATCTGGGCAGAGTCCATTATCTATTTCTTCTTTTAGGGGAAAATTTGAGAGTTGAGTATCAATCAGAGTCGCATGTTGAAAGCCAACACATGTGCAATTTGGGTAATATTTTCTAATTGCAAAAATACATCTCTTTTCATATTCTAAGTTTTCAAAAGAATTGATAAATATTTTAAATTCATTAGTGCGAAGATTTTTTTTCATTCCTTTTATTATACCTTCTCCACAAACCTCTGCATTCGGGGTAGATAAAAATAACTCTTCTAAAAATATAAAGTCAAAGATACTACTAAATTTTCTTATAAACACTATTCTATAACAAGAAATTAATATTATTTTTAAATACTTAAAAAAAAGATTCATCATATCAAAATAAGAAACCAATTGTTCGGGACAAGCAACATTTGAAAATGTTTTTTTTATAATTTTAACGCATTCATTTTTTTTAATAGAAGAACTGAAAACAGAAATTAAAAGAACTGATTTCTTATCTATTTTATCATTTTCACAAATTCCAGGGAAATATCTATCTACAAAAGGATCCCTTAATGTTGCTTCATCTATGAAAGTAAAAATTGCATATTTAATATTATTTGCACATTCAAATTCAAGTTTTCCGAGTCTCATTTTCATTTTATATAGAATTATAATATATCTTAAAAAACTATAGAAGATATTAAAAAATCCTCTTGAAATCACCTTTAACGCATAGATATACTTAAGTATTTTATTATTATACCTTTTGATATAATAAATTTTTTTAAAATATTCACAATCATTTAAATTATTTAAGCTATTTTCATTTAAATTAATCATTTGAATATAACAAAAGAAATTAAATAAATTGCTACCAATTGAATTTCTTTCAAATGCAGGATGCAATAGAAATTCCTTATGATATCCTTGCGAAATATCCCTGATATAATTCTCAAAATTTACTTGACTTTCTTTAAGAATAGCCGTTTTATATATTTCTTGATTTATAATAATTCTCATTTTAACCTTCATTGCTTATAAATAAAATTCAAGAGTTATTATTAATTAAATATTCAGCGAGAATATCAAAAATAAATTTCTCACTCGTTCCACTTTTTTTTATAAAATCATTTCTGTATCTTAAATATTTTTTTTTAGAATGTAAAAATAAATTATTTTTAATTTTATCAAAATTTTTTATTTTATCTATATAAATATACTTTTTTCCAAAATATTTTGAGAATACAAGAATACATTTACTATGTAATTTAGACATATTTATAATTTCATTCATAGCTATAAAAAGAATTGATTTTTCAAACAAGTTTGCAAAAGATACAGAGGTACTTGAGTGACAAACCACAAGCTCAGAATTTTTAACAAGTTCTAAAGTATTATTTTTAATGACTTCTCTACCTCCAAAATAATTTTTCTGCATTTTTGGATAATATGAACTTGGATGAGCAGCAATAATAACTTTATATCCAGTATAATTTTCTAATTTATAAAAAAAATCGCATAGTGAATTATAATATACGTCAGCATTTATTTTTCCAATATTTTTATAATAAATTAAATCAGAATGAAATGGGAAAAACTCATCCAAAAAAACAATATATTTATCTTTATTAAAATTATTATTCTCATTAATTTTCTCTTTTAGATATTGATCATAATCATTATTATGAGCCCATAAAGTAGGAATTTTTTTCTTAATTAAGTATTTATGAATTGATTCTTTAGATTTTTCTCCTCCCAAAATAAGAAGTTTAGGCCCTTTAGTTACATTATGTGAACTTCTAGAATGAGAGAACAAAAAAAAAGGCTTTAATATTATCGTTAAGGCATTTTTTACAAGGCGCTTTAAAGAAATATCTTTAATAAAAGGTATGCAATTAATATACATATAACAATATTCAATTTTATATTCAGTTATATATTTATATAACCATATATATTTTTCTTCCAAAGGAGGAAACATTATCACAAAGATTTTTTGGCATTGTGATATTCTTAATAAAACCTCTTCAACAAAATTAAACGTATAATAATTACTAATTTCTAATTCATCATCGTTTGATTGAATATATTTCTGATGGTATTCATAATCTGTAATCAATGAAATATCCCAATATTCATAATTTATGCCATATTTTGTAAAAGGCGACAGGTCAAATCGATATGCATCCCTAACATTAAAAGGCCAATACGTTATAAACACAACTTTTTTTGTCATTATAAATTCCTACTTTTCATGAGAGCTTCTGCTAAATAAAAATCTTTATAGCTATCTATATCGCAACTATTCTGCTCTGACATAAATAAAAGTTTTGAATTTTCAGATAAAAATCTTTTTTCTTTAATGAAAAATTCTTTTTTAAATGTATATATTGCTCCATTTATGAAGTAATACTCACTCTTATAATCTTGTCTTCGCATTATATTTACTGGTGGCACTCGAAGATACTCCCATCCTCCATTCTCTTTAATTTTAATACATTCAAAAGGGTGCTCCCACATTTTACTAATACCTATTACGGATGACACTGATAATTCCTTTAAAAGCTTAATAGATTCATTAATATCTTTAAAAGTTCGGAAAGGCGATGTTGGCTGCAATAAAGTAATAATTTCTGGTTTCTGTTTTAAATTGTCTTCTATCCAATTAATTGCATCTAGAACAACATCAACCATACTAGCAGAATCTGTGGCTAAATGTTGAGGTCTTCTATAATTGCAAATAATATTATATTTATTTGCAATCTGAATAATTTCTTCATCGTCTGTGCTTATAAAAGGAGTTAAATTTGCCTCAAGTGCACTTTCTATAGAGTATGCAATTAACGGCTTACCACATAAATATTTTTTATTTTTACCTGGTAAACCTTTTGATCCCTTACGAGCAGGGATTATAGCTAAGGTCTCCATTA is a genomic window containing:
- a CDS encoding class I SAM-dependent methyltransferase, whose amino-acid sequence is MNYNSFSEEDIRPKELFNTYLKLAKEDILNFFTDKENFIEINCPACSSDEKKLSFIKQGFEYQSCLNCFSLYLSPRPNEYMINLFYKHGASVKYWSTHFFKYTSEIRRNKLIKPKANSIIENAKKYLNTNKNLTFCDIGSGYGLLLEEISKMNLFRDIFGIEPSPNLANDCRSKGFQIIEKSLEKIEEQEISVDYATSFEVLEHLFDPHLFLTSAKKIIKKNGIMQFTTLSCTGFDMQTLWENSDSIYPPHHINLLSNIGLKILIERAKLKVLDFCTPGKLDLDIVRNAYTKNPSLVSNRFIKMLCESEPDIRSNFQNFLQENHLSSHVNFVITHL
- a CDS encoding cytidylyltransferase domain-containing protein — its product is METLAIIPARKGSKGLPGKNKKYLCGKPLIAYSIESALEANLTPFISTDDEEIIQIANKYNIICNYRRPQHLATDSASMVDVVLDAINWIEDNLKQKPEIITLLQPTSPFRTFKDINESIKLLKELSVSSVIGISKMWEHPFECIKIKENGGWEYLRVPPVNIMRRQDYKSEYYFINGAIYTFKKEFFIKEKRFLSENSKLLFMSEQNSCDIDSYKDFYLAEALMKSRNL